One Pseudonocardia abyssalis DNA segment encodes these proteins:
- a CDS encoding ATP synthase subunit I has protein sequence MTRKLPEGQEETVLALGRAMLRNVVIVSSITTVVVVVASWLTAGAAGAVSALVGALLGVLSSLFTLVLMRRTATHEPQAVMVASFGGLLTKMIFLLAVLFPIGAVDGVHRVSLGVGLLAVLIAATAAEGWAGYRLRTMYVVPDVPATSGSMTGMSGSTTGAEPDADGRAVGLPSHPDREE, from the coding sequence ATGACCCGCAAGCTGCCTGAGGGGCAGGAGGAGACGGTCCTCGCCCTGGGCCGCGCGATGCTGCGCAACGTCGTGATCGTGTCCAGCATCACCACGGTCGTCGTGGTCGTGGCGTCGTGGCTGACCGCTGGAGCGGCCGGAGCGGTGAGTGCGCTGGTCGGAGCCCTGTTGGGCGTGCTGTCCTCCCTGTTCACGCTGGTGCTGATGCGGCGTACCGCGACCCACGAGCCCCAGGCTGTGATGGTCGCCTCATTCGGTGGCCTGCTCACCAAGATGATCTTCCTGCTGGCGGTGCTGTTCCCGATCGGGGCGGTCGACGGCGTTCACCGAGTGTCGTTGGGAGTCGGCCTGCTCGCGGTCCTCATCGCGGCGACCGCGGCCGAGGGCTGGGCGGGTTACCGGCTCCGCACCATGTACGTGGTACCCGACGTGCCCGCGACCAGCGGATCGATGACCGGTATGTCGGGCTCGACGACCGGTGCGGAACCGGACGCGGACGGTCGGGCCGTCGGGCTCCCGTCGCACCCCGACCGCGAAGAGTGA
- a CDS encoding MraY family glycosyltransferase, which translates to MLLAQALPAQILPIKEYLLAGVTAAVVTFLLVGPVRVLALQVGAVAWPRGRDVHVTPTARWGGLAMLAGVLAGIAMAYQLPAMRLAFAYSEEMVGVVLASLILVLVGALDDRYELDALTKLAGQTTAAGVMTLFGVQWTVLPDVFLGGQVGLGREQGVLLTVLLTVALVNAMNFVDGLDGLAAGIGLIAAGATALFTMGLVLRNGNDPFVFTPALIAFVLAGACLGFLPHNFNPARIFMGDSGSMLIGLLLAAATTMASGRLTDVTTGGDLLALFAPLIVLAAVVFIPVLDLLMAVVRRTRAGRSPFAPDKMHLHHRLLEIGHSQRRAVLLIYLWAGVLAFGAVALALIDDPFVVLWAVGVGLVVAVLASSVPRARMR; encoded by the coding sequence GTGCTGCTCGCCCAGGCACTCCCGGCGCAGATCCTCCCGATCAAGGAGTACCTGCTCGCGGGAGTGACGGCGGCGGTCGTCACGTTCCTGCTGGTCGGGCCGGTGCGGGTGCTCGCGCTGCAGGTCGGCGCGGTCGCCTGGCCGCGCGGCCGCGACGTGCACGTCACGCCGACGGCGCGCTGGGGCGGGCTCGCGATGCTGGCGGGTGTGCTGGCCGGGATCGCGATGGCCTACCAGCTCCCGGCGATGCGCCTGGCGTTCGCGTACTCCGAGGAGATGGTCGGGGTCGTGCTGGCGTCGCTGATCCTCGTGCTGGTCGGGGCGCTGGACGACCGCTACGAGCTCGACGCGCTCACGAAGCTGGCCGGCCAGACCACGGCGGCCGGGGTGATGACGCTGTTCGGCGTGCAGTGGACCGTGCTGCCGGACGTGTTCCTCGGCGGGCAGGTCGGGCTCGGCCGCGAGCAGGGTGTGCTGCTGACGGTGCTGCTCACGGTGGCGCTGGTGAACGCCATGAACTTCGTCGACGGGCTCGACGGCCTCGCCGCGGGCATCGGGCTCATCGCCGCGGGCGCCACCGCCCTGTTCACGATGGGACTGGTGCTGCGCAACGGCAACGACCCCTTCGTCTTCACCCCGGCGCTGATCGCGTTCGTGCTCGCGGGGGCGTGCCTGGGGTTCCTGCCGCACAACTTCAACCCGGCGCGCATCTTCATGGGCGACTCCGGGTCGATGCTGATCGGCCTGCTGCTGGCCGCGGCCACGACGATGGCGTCGGGGCGGCTCACCGACGTCACCACCGGCGGTGACCTGCTGGCGCTGTTCGCGCCGCTGATCGTCCTGGCCGCGGTGGTGTTCATCCCGGTGCTCGACCTGCTGATGGCCGTCGTCCGGCGGACCCGGGCGGGACGCAGCCCGTTCGCACCGGACAAGATGCACCTGCACCACCGGCTGCTGGAGATCGGGCACAGCCAGCGCCGCGCGGTGCTGCTGATCTACCTCTGGGCGGGCGTGCTGGCGTTCGGCGCGGTCGCGCTGGCGCTGATCGACGACCCGTTCGTGGTCCTGTGGGCGGTGGGAGTCGGCCTGGTCGTGGCCGTGCTCGCCTCGTCCGTACCGAGAGCGAGGATGCGATGA
- a CDS encoding F0F1 ATP synthase subunit B, with product MTVDISILAAEEPLPVLPLPGELIVGLVAFAILLFVLWKFAVPRFEALYEERTDAIEGGLKRAEETQEQAQRLKAEYEEQIAGLRAEAARIRDDARAEGTQIKTELRAQAEEEAARIKQRGEEQIAAAREQAVRQLRGEIGGLSVQLAGRLIGRELSDTEARRGTVDSFLAELDGMESRQTAPTQTTGAS from the coding sequence ATGACGGTGGACATCTCGATCCTCGCCGCCGAGGAGCCGCTCCCGGTTCTCCCGCTGCCCGGTGAGCTGATCGTCGGACTCGTCGCGTTCGCGATCCTGCTCTTCGTGCTCTGGAAGTTCGCGGTCCCGCGGTTCGAGGCCCTCTACGAGGAGCGGACCGACGCGATCGAAGGCGGGCTCAAGCGCGCCGAGGAGACGCAGGAGCAGGCACAGCGCCTCAAGGCCGAGTACGAGGAGCAGATCGCCGGGCTCCGCGCCGAGGCCGCGCGCATCCGCGACGACGCCCGTGCCGAGGGCACGCAGATCAAGACCGAGCTGCGCGCCCAGGCCGAGGAAGAGGCCGCGCGCATCAAGCAGCGCGGCGAGGAGCAGATCGCGGCCGCCCGCGAGCAGGCCGTGCGCCAGCTCCGCGGCGAGATCGGTGGCCTGTCGGTCCAGCTGGCCGGCCGTCTCATCGGCCGCGAGCTGTCCGACACGGAGGCCCGCCGCGGCACCGTCGACTCCTTCCTGGCCGAGCTCGACGGCATGGAGTCCCGGCAGACCGCTCCGACCCAGACGACCGGAGCGAGCTGA
- a CDS encoding TetR/AcrR family transcriptional regulator, translated as MTATGARARVRAELTREITEVARRHLAVDGASALSLRAVARELGMASSAVYRYFPSRDELLTALIVEAYDALGSAAEQADAAVAPDDLRTRWHAVCRASREWAQAHPHEYALVYGSPVPGYAAPETTIGPAARVGEVLCTIVARGVASGEVVPDGSGTGALHPGLAELMGLPGDSALAERAISAWTGLFGLIGFELFGHLHNVVDDRAAFFTDAVDRMADQIGLPGPTR; from the coding sequence GTGACCGCCACCGGAGCCCGTGCCCGCGTCCGCGCCGAGCTGACGCGCGAGATCACCGAGGTCGCCCGCAGGCACCTCGCCGTCGACGGCGCGAGCGCGCTGTCGCTACGGGCCGTCGCGCGCGAGCTGGGCATGGCGTCGTCGGCGGTCTACCGCTACTTCCCCAGCCGCGACGAGCTGCTGACGGCGCTGATCGTCGAGGCATACGACGCGCTGGGCAGCGCGGCCGAGCAGGCCGACGCGGCCGTTGCCCCCGACGACCTGCGCACCCGCTGGCACGCCGTCTGTCGCGCGTCGCGGGAGTGGGCGCAGGCCCATCCGCACGAGTACGCGCTGGTCTACGGCTCACCGGTGCCCGGCTACGCCGCCCCGGAGACGACGATCGGGCCTGCGGCGCGGGTGGGCGAGGTGTTGTGCACGATCGTCGCCCGCGGGGTCGCCTCGGGGGAGGTCGTGCCGGACGGGAGCGGCACCGGGGCGCTGCACCCCGGCCTCGCCGAGCTGATGGGCCTGCCGGGCGACTCCGCGCTGGCCGAGCGCGCGATCTCCGCCTGGACCGGCCTGTTCGGGCTGATCGGCTTCGAGCTGTTCGGGCACCTGCACAACGTGGTCGACGACCGCGCGGCCTTCTTCACCGACGCCGTCGACCGGATGGCCGACCAGATCGGCCTGCCGGGTCCTACGCGGTGA
- the atpB gene encoding F0F1 ATP synthase subunit A — MGEFVLAAEEFTPPGVGTFIYPPIFGEVTKPIVQAVLAAIIVGVYFTVATRRMSMVPSKGQFIAEYIYGMARNTMARDQIGGKEFKPFIPLILALFSFVLVNNLFGIIPFFQFPTMSRIGFPIALALFVYVAYHYAGFKKHGFVGYIKHAALPPGVPPFVAPLIIVIELFTKFAFQPFSLALRVFAAMFAGHLILVLAVVGGEFLLSSGSALVVAAPFAFIAAIAFTFLEVLVMAIQAYVFALLAGVYIGAAVSTEH; from the coding sequence TTGGGCGAGTTCGTACTGGCGGCCGAGGAGTTCACTCCGCCCGGCGTCGGCACCTTCATCTACCCGCCGATCTTCGGTGAGGTCACCAAGCCGATCGTGCAGGCCGTCCTCGCCGCGATCATCGTGGGCGTGTACTTCACGGTCGCCACCCGACGCATGTCGATGGTGCCGAGCAAGGGCCAGTTCATCGCCGAGTACATCTACGGCATGGCCCGCAACACCATGGCGCGGGACCAGATCGGTGGCAAGGAGTTCAAGCCCTTCATCCCGCTGATCCTCGCGCTGTTCAGCTTCGTGCTGGTGAACAACCTGTTCGGGATCATCCCGTTCTTCCAGTTCCCCACCATGTCGCGCATCGGCTTCCCGATCGCGCTGGCGCTGTTCGTCTACGTGGCCTACCACTACGCGGGCTTCAAGAAGCACGGCTTCGTCGGCTACATCAAGCACGCGGCCCTGCCTCCGGGGGTCCCGCCGTTCGTGGCTCCGCTGATCATCGTGATCGAACTGTTCACGAAGTTCGCCTTCCAGCCGTTCTCGCTGGCCCTGCGTGTGTTCGCGGCGATGTTCGCCGGTCACCTGATCCTGGTGCTGGCGGTCGTGGGCGGGGAGTTCCTGCTCTCGTCGGGCAGTGCGCTCGTCGTCGCCGCACCGTTCGCCTTCATCGCGGCGATCGCCTTCACCTTCCTCGAGGTGCTGGTCATGGCCATCCAGGCCTACGTCTTCGCCCTGCTCGCCGGTGTCTACATCGGCGCAGCGGTCTCCACCGAACACTGA
- a CDS encoding F0F1 ATP synthase subunit delta, whose translation MAVVLQAASRESLATAGERLDGIVDSSSAADLGTLGDELFAVTRLVVAQKPLRTHLADPSVPQEARSGLIRQVLDGKVGERTLDVVSGIVGSRWSQSLDLVEALETVARRATLAVAEKDGSLDEVEDQLFRFGRILDREPELTALLADATQPEDKRTALLDSVLGRDRVSPVTAALLRQTVRIPRGRHLDIAAEELSELAAARRDRYVARVITAVALSDEQERKLADTLTRIYGRPMSLQVELDESLLGGLVVEVGGEVIDGSVAGRLAAAGRHLPS comes from the coding sequence ATGGCGGTCGTCCTGCAGGCGGCGAGCCGGGAGTCCCTGGCCACGGCCGGTGAGCGGCTCGACGGCATCGTCGACTCCTCGTCGGCGGCCGACCTCGGGACGCTCGGCGACGAGCTGTTCGCCGTCACCCGGCTGGTGGTGGCCCAGAAGCCGCTGCGCACCCACCTCGCCGACCCGTCGGTACCGCAGGAGGCCCGCAGCGGGCTGATCCGACAGGTGCTCGACGGCAAGGTCGGCGAGCGGACCCTCGACGTCGTCTCGGGCATCGTCGGGTCGCGCTGGTCGCAGTCCCTCGACCTGGTCGAGGCGCTGGAGACCGTGGCCCGCCGGGCCACGCTCGCGGTCGCGGAGAAGGACGGCAGCCTCGACGAGGTCGAGGACCAGCTGTTCCGGTTCGGTCGGATCCTCGACCGGGAGCCCGAGCTGACCGCACTGCTGGCCGACGCCACGCAGCCCGAGGACAAGCGCACCGCGCTGCTCGACTCCGTGCTCGGGCGCGACCGGGTCTCCCCGGTCACGGCCGCGCTGCTGCGCCAGACCGTCCGTATCCCGCGCGGCCGGCACCTCGACATCGCGGCCGAAGAGCTCTCCGAGCTGGCCGCCGCCCGCCGCGACCGGTACGTCGCGCGGGTCATCACCGCCGTCGCGCTGAGCGACGAGCAGGAGCGCAAGCTCGCCGACACGCTCACCCGCATCTACGGGCGGCCGATGTCGCTGCAGGTCGAGCTGGACGAATCCCTGCTCGGTGGTCTGGTCGTCGAGGTCGGCGGAGAGGTCATCGACGGCAGCGTCGCGGGCCGCCTCGCCGCCGCCGGACGCCACCTCCCGAGCTGA
- a CDS encoding NAD-dependent epimerase/dehydratase family protein yields MSQHVIVGAGTIGSGVARLLAGQGHDVRIVSRSGSGPVGEGIERVAADASDADRLAELAAGADALYNCANPPYHRWATDWPPLAAALLTAAERSGAVLTVMSSLYGYGPVDAPMTEDTPLGSAPGTKGAIRNRMWSDALAAHEAGRIRMTEARASDFYGPGLRTTGHLAEQAVGRLLDGKRPRLLQGDPDAPHSWTYVEDVTRTLVTLAGDERAWGRAWHVPTGPAQSVNGMLDRIARTAGVPERPVQVLPAFAVRLGGLAVPFLRELAEVRYQFAEPFVIDSSVAQDTFGLAPTPLADGLAATVAWWREQATVAA; encoded by the coding sequence ATGTCGCAGCACGTGATCGTCGGAGCCGGAACGATCGGGAGCGGGGTCGCCCGCCTCCTCGCCGGTCAGGGCCACGACGTCCGGATCGTCTCCCGCAGCGGGTCGGGACCGGTGGGGGAGGGCATCGAGCGGGTCGCGGCGGACGCATCCGACGCCGACCGGCTCGCCGAACTGGCGGCGGGCGCCGACGCGCTCTACAACTGCGCCAATCCGCCGTACCACCGCTGGGCCACCGACTGGCCACCGCTGGCCGCCGCCCTGCTGACGGCGGCCGAGCGCTCCGGCGCGGTCCTCACGGTCATGTCGAGCCTCTACGGCTACGGCCCCGTGGACGCCCCGATGACCGAGGACACCCCGCTGGGCTCGGCGCCCGGCACCAAGGGTGCGATCCGCAACCGGATGTGGTCCGACGCGCTGGCCGCGCACGAGGCGGGGCGGATCCGGATGACCGAGGCGCGCGCGTCGGACTTCTACGGCCCCGGCCTGCGCACCACCGGCCACCTGGCCGAGCAGGCCGTCGGCCGGCTCCTCGACGGCAAGCGACCGCGCCTGCTGCAGGGCGACCCGGACGCGCCGCACTCCTGGACCTACGTCGAGGACGTGACCCGCACCCTGGTGACCCTCGCCGGCGACGAGCGGGCGTGGGGCCGGGCGTGGCACGTCCCGACCGGACCCGCGCAGTCGGTGAACGGGATGCTGGACCGGATCGCGCGGACCGCGGGCGTCCCCGAGCGACCGGTGCAGGTGCTGCCGGCGTTCGCGGTACGCCTCGGTGGGCTGGCGGTGCCGTTCCTGCGGGAGCTCGCCGAGGTCCGGTACCAGTTCGCGGAGCCGTTCGTCATCGACTCCTCGGTGGCGCAGGACACGTTCGGTCTCGCGCCCACGCCGCTGGCCGACGGCCTCGCCGCGACCGTCGCATGGTGGCGGGAGCAGGCGACGGTCGCGGCCTGA
- the glyA gene encoding serine hydroxymethyltransferase has product MTTPFWGPDFDALQQQDPEIAGVVLDELERLRGGLQLIASENLTSPAVLAALGSTLSNKYAEGYPGKRYYGGCEVVDQAEEIGNARTKELFGAEHANLQPHSGASANFAVYGAFTVPGDTVLAMDLKQGGHLTHGSKVSFSGKWFNNISYSVRQDTEQIDYDQVRDLAREHRPKMIIAGATAYPRLIDFKAFREICDEVGAIMWVDAAHFIGLVAGQAIPSPVPYADVVSATTHKVLRGPRGGMILSKAEHAKALDKAVFPFSQGGPLMHAVAAKAVAMKEAAQPAYQTYARQVVANAQALAKSLEAEGMRATSGGTDTHLALIDLRPIGVTGADAETRCDAARITLNKNAIPYDPAPPLKPSGVRVGSPSLTTQGMDESDMAEVGSLLARAVKAEHGTSAGDAELASVAEAVGALVARAPAYPRP; this is encoded by the coding sequence GTGACGACACCGTTCTGGGGCCCCGACTTCGACGCACTGCAGCAGCAGGACCCCGAGATCGCGGGAGTGGTGCTCGACGAGCTGGAGCGCCTGCGCGGCGGGCTCCAGCTCATCGCGAGCGAGAACCTCACCAGCCCCGCGGTGCTCGCGGCACTGGGATCCACGCTGTCGAACAAGTACGCCGAGGGGTACCCCGGCAAGCGGTACTACGGCGGCTGCGAGGTCGTCGACCAGGCCGAGGAGATCGGCAACGCGCGCACGAAGGAGCTCTTCGGCGCCGAGCACGCGAACCTGCAGCCGCACTCCGGCGCGTCGGCCAACTTCGCCGTCTACGGCGCGTTCACCGTGCCCGGCGACACCGTGCTGGCGATGGACCTCAAGCAGGGCGGGCACCTCACCCACGGCTCGAAGGTCAGCTTCTCCGGCAAGTGGTTCAACAACATCAGCTACTCCGTCCGCCAGGACACCGAGCAGATCGACTACGACCAGGTCCGCGACCTGGCCCGCGAGCACCGCCCCAAGATGATCATCGCGGGCGCCACGGCGTACCCGCGGCTGATCGACTTCAAGGCGTTCCGCGAGATCTGCGACGAGGTCGGCGCGATCATGTGGGTCGACGCGGCGCACTTCATCGGGCTGGTCGCGGGCCAGGCGATCCCGTCGCCGGTGCCCTACGCCGACGTCGTCTCCGCCACCACGCACAAGGTCCTGCGCGGCCCGCGCGGCGGCATGATCCTGTCCAAGGCGGAGCACGCGAAGGCGCTCGACAAGGCCGTCTTCCCGTTCTCCCAGGGCGGGCCGCTGATGCACGCGGTCGCCGCGAAGGCCGTCGCGATGAAGGAGGCGGCACAGCCCGCCTACCAGACCTACGCGCGCCAGGTCGTCGCCAACGCCCAGGCGCTGGCGAAGAGCCTCGAGGCCGAGGGGATGCGCGCCACCTCCGGCGGCACCGACACGCACCTCGCGCTGATCGACCTGCGGCCGATCGGCGTCACCGGGGCCGACGCCGAGACCCGCTGCGACGCCGCGCGCATCACGCTCAACAAGAACGCGATCCCCTACGACCCGGCGCCGCCGCTCAAGCCGTCGGGCGTGCGCGTCGGGTCGCCGAGCCTCACCACGCAGGGGATGGACGAGTCCGACATGGCCGAGGTCGGCTCGCTGCTCGCCCGCGCGGTGAAGGCCGAGCACGGCACGTCCGCGGGCGACGCCGAGCTGGCGTCGGTCGCCGAGGCCGTGGGTGCGCTCGTGGCACGGGCACCCGCCTACCCGCGCCCCTGA
- a CDS encoding ATP F0F1 synthase subunit C has protein sequence MNSSIVLAQAAEAVNINPGLAAIGYGTSAIGAAIGVGMIWSAVISGTARQPEARGTLMGIAWTTFVLVELLALIGLVVFFIASAA, from the coding sequence GTGAACTCGAGCATCGTCCTCGCCCAGGCCGCCGAGGCCGTCAACATCAACCCGGGCCTCGCGGCCATCGGTTACGGCACCAGCGCCATCGGTGCGGCCATCGGCGTGGGCATGATCTGGTCCGCCGTCATCAGCGGCACGGCCCGCCAGCCGGAGGCCCGCGGCACCCTGATGGGCATCGCGTGGACCACGTTCGTCCTCGTCGAGCTGCTCGCCCTGATCGGCCTGGTCGTCTTCTTCATCGCGTCCGCCGCCTGA
- the atpA gene encoding F0F1 ATP synthase subunit alpha codes for MTELTISPEEIRSAISSYVSSLETGTSRDEVGHVSDTGDGIAHVEGLPSAMTNELLEFDGGVLGVALNLDQREIGAVILGDYAGIEEGQPVKRTGNILSVPVGDNFLGRVVDPLGNPIDGLGDIEAETQRVLELQAAGVMDRQGVSEPLQTGIKAIDAMTPIGRGQRQLIIGDRKTGKTAVCVDTIINQKQNWATGDPKQQVRCIYVAIGQKGSTIAGIRASLEEAGALEYTTIVASPANDPAGFKWLAPYTGSAIGQHWMYEGKHVLIIFDDLSKQAEAYRAISLLLRRPPGREAYPGDVFYLHSRLLERCAKLSDEKGAGSMTGLPIIETKAGDVSAYIPTNVISITDGQVFLESDLFNQGVRPAINVGISVSRVGGDAQIKAMKTVSGSLRLDLSQYRELEAFAAFGSDLDAASAATLGRGSRLVELLKQGQYAPQPVEEQVVSIFLGTKGHLDSVPVADIQRFESEFLDHVRRNEEGILAEIRDVKKMSDELSDRIVSAVKSFKENFTATDGSSVVPKEKEAEALDEDEVDRESVKVTKKKPSGES; via the coding sequence ATGACAGAGCTGACGATCTCCCCGGAGGAGATCCGGAGCGCGATCTCCAGCTACGTCTCGTCGCTGGAGACCGGTACGTCCCGCGACGAGGTGGGCCACGTATCCGACACCGGTGACGGCATCGCCCACGTCGAGGGCCTGCCCTCGGCGATGACCAACGAGCTCCTCGAGTTCGACGGCGGCGTGCTGGGTGTCGCACTGAACCTCGACCAGCGCGAGATCGGCGCGGTCATCCTGGGCGACTACGCCGGGATCGAGGAGGGCCAGCCGGTCAAGCGCACCGGCAACATCCTCTCGGTGCCGGTCGGCGACAACTTCCTGGGCCGGGTCGTCGACCCCCTGGGCAACCCGATCGACGGTCTCGGCGACATCGAGGCGGAGACCCAGCGCGTGCTGGAGCTCCAGGCCGCGGGCGTCATGGACCGCCAGGGCGTCAGCGAGCCGCTGCAGACCGGCATCAAGGCGATCGACGCCATGACGCCGATCGGCCGCGGCCAGCGCCAGCTGATCATCGGCGACCGCAAGACGGGCAAGACCGCCGTCTGCGTCGACACGATCATCAACCAGAAGCAGAACTGGGCCACCGGCGACCCGAAGCAGCAGGTGCGCTGCATCTACGTCGCCATCGGTCAGAAGGGCTCCACGATCGCCGGTATCCGGGCGTCGCTGGAGGAGGCGGGCGCGCTGGAGTACACGACCATCGTCGCCTCGCCCGCCAACGACCCGGCCGGCTTCAAGTGGCTCGCGCCCTACACCGGTTCGGCCATCGGCCAGCACTGGATGTACGAGGGCAAGCACGTCCTCATCATCTTCGACGACCTGTCCAAGCAGGCCGAGGCCTACCGCGCCATCTCGCTGCTGCTGCGCCGCCCGCCGGGCCGCGAGGCCTACCCCGGCGACGTCTTCTACCTGCACTCCCGCCTGCTGGAGCGCTGCGCCAAGCTGTCCGACGAGAAGGGCGCCGGCTCGATGACCGGCCTCCCGATCATCGAGACCAAGGCGGGTGACGTCTCGGCCTACATCCCGACCAACGTCATCTCGATCACCGACGGCCAGGTCTTCCTGGAGTCCGACCTGTTCAACCAGGGCGTCCGGCCGGCCATCAACGTCGGCATCTCGGTCTCCCGGGTCGGTGGTGACGCGCAGATCAAGGCCATGAAGACGGTCTCGGGCTCGCTTCGTCTCGACCTCTCCCAGTACCGCGAGCTGGAGGCGTTCGCCGCCTTCGGTTCCGACCTCGACGCCGCCTCGGCCGCCACGCTGGGTCGCGGCAGCCGCCTGGTCGAGCTGCTCAAGCAGGGTCAGTACGCGCCGCAGCCGGTCGAGGAGCAGGTCGTCTCGATCTTCCTCGGCACCAAGGGGCACCTCGACTCCGTGCCGGTGGCCGACATCCAGCGCTTCGAGTCGGAGTTCCTCGACCACGTGCGGCGCAACGAGGAGGGCATCCTCGCCGAGATCCGCGACGTCAAGAAGATGTCCGACGAGCTGTCCGACCGCATCGTCTCCGCGGTGAAGTCCTTCAAGGAGAACTTCACCGCCACCGACGGCTCGTCGGTGGTGCCGAAGGAGAAGGAGGCCGAGGCGCTCGACGAGGACGAGGTCGACCGCGAGTCGGTCAAGGTCACCAAGAAGAAGCCCTCGGGCGAGAGCTGA